The DNA segment GAGCAGCTCACGGGTGAGCTTTGGTCCGATGGTGAATTAACGCCGACGGAACTTACCCTCGAAATCGCCCAGTTGCTGCGTAATGCGGGACCTTGGGGTCAGTCCTTCGAGGAGCCATTATTCGATGGTTATTTTAAGATTATCCAGCAGCGGATCGTGGGGAGCGCCACCTTAAATTAGTGCTTGAAACCCCATGCAGTACCGTGATGTTAGATGCGATTGCCTTTAATGTGGATTTACACACTTGGCCCGATGCGACGATTCAACATGCGCGCATCGTCTATAAGCTGGATGTGAACGAATATCGCGGTAATTTCACCCTGCAGTTGATGGTCGAGCAAATCGAGCCAATGTAGTCAGTGATTGCGTGGAAGTAAGATGAAAAGGAGTTCAGTTGAAGCCGTTATCGGATAAAAAAATTCGTCAGTTACTCAAGCGTTTCGCTTGGATATATGCGGCGTTTATGAGTATTCCCTTTCTGTCAGCACTTTTGACGACCAAGGAACAGGGCCAAATGCTGATTATTGGCATTTGGCCTGCCGCTTCACTGCTTTACTTTTTGGCTTATCGTCATCTCGCCCATTTATTTAAATATGAAATCAATCGCCACTTGGCATTTACTAACCATGGCGGTGGCACTCTGGCGGGAGCCTTGTATTCATTAGCTAAATTAGTGTTATTTGCCATGGCTTTCATGCTATTGGTAAGCGTCAACAACAGCTAAATCGAGGCGAGTGATGAAATACCGGGTCAGTACAGCGCAAACGGAAATGGATTTTGAGCTTATCCATGGTTTTATTTCCAACAGTTATTGGGCGCAGGGTATGCCGCCAGAACTCTTGCGAAAGGCGCTTAGTAACAGTTTATGTTTTGGGGTGTTTGATAAGGATAATCAACAGCTTGCCTTTGCACGACTGATTACCGATAAAGCCACCTTTGCCTACCTTGCCGATGTGTTTGTCCTCGAATCTCACCGCGGCTTAGGTTTAAGTAAGATGATGATGGCAGCAATTATGGAACATCCTGATCTGCAAGGATTAAGGCGCATAATGCTCGCTACCCGCGATGCCCATGGACTCTATGCTCAGTTTGGTTTCAAAGCGGTCGATACACCTGAAACCTTAATGCAAATTCGGCTTGAGAATGCTTACCTGTAGAACAGGATTGTTGGCGCTATCCTCGTTGAAATAGTTATGGTTAAGATAAGGAAATCCAGATGACGCAACTACATTATGTCTATTTTGTCAGTTTTATGGTTTCTTCCGCTTTTTTGAATGGCTTACTCGAGGGACAAGTGCCTTGGGTGAGAGTGCTTTGCTTAATCTTGTTGTTTTCAACCTTCGTATTTGCCAGTTTATACCATGGTTTAAAGCGGTCGATAAAATCACAAGACTCGAAATAAATGCTATTAAAAACAAAAAGCCAGCATCAGCTGGCTTTTTAGTGAGGGGATTAATCGGTTAACGATTAAGCCGCTTTAGTCGCTGTGGTCTCGGTACTGTCATCGCTATGGCGAATTAAGTAATCAAATGCACCGAGTGAGGCATTGGCGCCACTACCCATGGCGATGATGATTTGCTTGTAAGGTGAGTTCGTCACGTCACCTGCGGCAAATACGCCTGGTACTGAGGTTTGGCCGCGCTCATCGACGATGATTTCGCCGCGAGGAGTCAAATCCACAGTGCCTTTTAACCATTCGGCATTGGGCACTAAACCGATTTGTACGAAGATTCCCGCCAGCACAATATGATGGCTTTCACCCGTTGCACGGTCGGTGTAGTTCAGGCCGTTTACACGGGTACCGTCACCTGTTACTTCAGTGGTCATCGCTTGGGTTATGATATGGATATTGCCCATAGAGGCCGCTTTACGTTGCAGCACATCATCGGCGCGCAGTTTGCTATCGAACTCGAGTACTGTGACATGCTCAACGATGTTGGCTAAGTCGATTGCCGCTTCGATACCTGAGTTACCGCCACCGATCACTGCAACACGTTTGCCTTTAAACAATGGGCCGTCACAGTGTGGGCAGTAGGCTACGCCTTTACCGCGGTATTCTTTCTCGCCGGGGACATTCATTTCGCGCCAGCGGGCACCGGTTGCCAGTAGTATGGTACGGCTGCGCAGTTTAGCGCCGCTTGCCAGTTCGAGTTCGAATAAACCATCGCTCGCCAGTTTAACGGCTTTTTGGTTATCCATGATATCGACTTCATAGTCACGCACATGGGCTTCAAG comes from the Shewanella seohaensis genome and includes:
- a CDS encoding GNAT family N-acetyltransferase produces the protein MKYRVSTAQTEMDFELIHGFISNSYWAQGMPPELLRKALSNSLCFGVFDKDNQQLAFARLITDKATFAYLADVFVLESHRGLGLSKMMMAAIMEHPDLQGLRRIMLATRDAHGLYAQFGFKAVDTPETLMQIRLENAYL